The nucleotide window GAACGATATGTAGGGCTTGTTTCCAGAACTTCGTAAAGTGCGATAGAAACACCAGCCGAAAACGATCATTGTTGGTTAGCTGAGGTCGTTTAATCTGTCGATTCAGCACAATCAGTTGCTGACGCAACAACGCATTTTCTACAACCAAATCCGCACGGCTGCGTGTCAGATCTGAAAGTATGTCGATGATTAAGACTGAAGTGGCTGGTTTTGTCCAGTGTTTGACGCGCTCTTGTAACCAGTCAAGGATTTTGCCCATTTTGCTGCTCCCGGATAATTATGAGGGTAAAATACCATGATAATGGGTGTAGCGCAAAAGTCTGGGTGGGGTGTCATGAAATTAGCAAGTAGCCAGCCAGGCAGTCTGAAAGCGGTCACTGTGTAATTCACCCAAAGCAGCAAGCATGGCTTGGGCATGTTGACGTTTCCACCCGCGACCTTGCCGTTTCATGCGGTGATGCACAACGGTGTTGATGCCGCTTTCCACCGTTCCGCTGCCAATGGGGTATCCTTGACGCCGAAGGTGTGAGTAATCCATGTTGTGTTTGCGCGTTTCAAAGTAAGAGGGTGAATTGCGAATGTCTTCCAGGCAAGTAATT belongs to bacterium and includes:
- a CDS encoding integrase, coding for MGKILDWLQERVKHWTKPATSVLIIDILSDLTRSRADLVVENALLRQQLIVLNRQIKRPQLTNNDRFRLVFLSHFTKFWKQALHIV